The Fragaria vesca subsp. vesca linkage group LG2, FraVesHawaii_1.0, whole genome shotgun sequence genome includes a window with the following:
- the LOC101290730 gene encoding protein FAR1-RELATED SEQUENCE 5-like, producing the protein MRSTQRCEGMNKYVKDFLKSGVKLVELVRSFIRALLRLRFTYSEIDFDCRYSKHEMKTQLYMLENDASKIYTDNVFYVVRKEIERVGGLITEAAVQSDGFKTYIMWRHSRVDRRFSVVYFQGEGDPRFVCSCQKMEYEGIPCCHIFNVLKHESISKIPISLKMKRWMIVEKSDAEKLDAHMVTNVTEDGESKSRFGYISDRLSKLSFHASSSKELYDMVNEEVDKLEKKLEAVSIVPEVRRQEGGCGRHENLIRDPNVVKTKGKKKEQRKTTGKQDRKCKDEIDGEGNIPQANEVGLSSRIPYQHQVQQVPFPPGYQYQGFPGMQNFPTNMYFNGMQNLPSGHPQMYGPSLFDPR; encoded by the exons ATGCGGAGCACGCAACGTTGTGAGGGAATGAATAAGTACGTGAAGGACTTCTTGAAGAGTGGGGTGAAGTTGGTTGAGTTGGTTCGATCATTTATAAGAGCATTATTAAGATTGAGGTTCACGTATTCGGAGATTGATTTCGATTGTAGGTATTCAAAGCATGAAATGAAAACACAGCTTTATATGTTGGAGAATGATGCATCAAAGATCTACACCGACAATGTGTTTTATGTAGTCCGGAAAGAGATAGAGAGGGTGGGTGGACTCATCACCGAAGCTGCTGTGCAATCCGATGGATTTAAGACATATATCATGTGGAGACACAGTAGAGTGGATCGAAGGTTCAGTGTGGTGTACTTTCAAGGGGAAGGTGACCCACGGTTTGTGTGTTCTTGCCAAAAGATGGAGTACGAGGGCATACCATGTTGTCACATCTTCAATGTTTTGAAACATGAGAGCATTTCGAAGATTCCTATTTCTTTGAAAATGAAACGATGGATGATTGTTGAAAAGTCGGACGCTGAAAAGTTGGATGCACATATGGTCACTAATGTTACAGAAGATGGGGAATCAAAGTCAAGATTTGGTTATATAAGTGACAGGTTAAGCAAACTGTCATTTCATGCCTCTTCTTCGAAGGAACTATACGATATGGTAAACGAAGAAGTTGATAAACTGGAGAAAAAGCTAGAAGCTGTGTCTATTGTTCCAGAAGTTAGAAGGCAGGAAGGTGGATGTGGACGTCATGAGAACCTTATTAGAGACCCGAATGTTGTAAAAACCAAAGGGAAGAAAAAAGAACAAAGAAAGACTACAGGGAAACAAGACAGAAAGTGCA AGGATGAAATTGATGGTGAAGGTAACATCCCACAAGCCAATGAAGTTGGCCTTTCAAGCAGAATCCCATACCAGCATCAAGTTCAACAGGTTCCCTTTCCTCCAGGATACCAATACCAAGGTTTTCCAGGAATGCAAAATTTCCCAACCAACATGTACTTCAATGGAATGCAAAATCTCCCAAGTGGTCATCCACAGATGTATGGACCAAGTTTGTTCGATCCAAGGTAG